The following proteins are co-located in the Microplitis demolitor isolate Queensland-Clemson2020A chromosome 3, iyMicDemo2.1a, whole genome shotgun sequence genome:
- the LOC103569740 gene encoding transcription initiation factor TFIID subunit 4 — protein sequence MSLLCPQNQPLTSQDNNYQPHVGTLNVSTTPNSIYGSQVTMNQHQQYLQISIVADNPPMANSDAGQHQPAYKVTSSQANIKNVIVNNNSTGQVNTPNLIADNNNNNNNNNNDNNNNNNNNYKPTELIIPVDKLSSPQLGQLNIPMNSVQKTCPELYRKIYKKTEHGYQLNSISSLAPKLQNNVYIKTQHGYQLLKISIPEAGTQSVSQTAQAGSTEIKTTASTTPTSVVYSVASPASAATADPGVPTLTKTKVLPISLNKTTPKISTTFQSDQQKVMINKMVQKCCVFFNNLLAEASTIQQGNTRNVKSNLTKLIQDVIDNKIEAKQFADRLELMLNAVRQPLLVDFLTKSLPQLRTSLYLKQMTIHGIRPPPPTVALSTLQLAPTSVKQQSLIKSKVKSPVSDNPSRQLPVTTTIPPARITIPSGFVMMPPASAATPRTTWAMPPATLAMPSAIVTKSSTTVTIPPRTLSIASTTLAMSPATVAMPSTTVTKPSATVAIPSRTLSIPSKTLVMPTATVTMPSARFMVPPTTVTKAPATTQIKPYQSSSKSVRPTKKLVRTDNLKPTPVVGTKITKTIGHQSPLTTTSNIQQLPTIFNPTIQQSSTHTSANFNKFSEDNKKINIAIGVREKKTDSSIKTNEDELNDVITMGGIDIAEESKAILSSTEKVGTKVRSCKEKLFLNSTSLQNKIKQMLLKHGLEGAESDVIALVSHATEQRLRGLVEKMSTISEHRLDFNRNDPRYEVTQDVRAQLRFLQEVDKAAVQKREAKELALMLKASKRKSKDDEQIKLKEKAKEMQKAEMEKKRQRDADITALQALGPRKKPRFDADMTSSAASGLSRQPFRPRTKKICMKDLLFVLQEEQSSCRSTFLYKSYLKY from the coding sequence ATGTCATTGCTTTGTCCACAAAACCAACCACTTACATCTCAAGACAATAATTATCAGCCACATGTGGGCACCTTAAATGTAAGTACAACTCCGAATAGCATTTACGGATCTCAGGTTACGATGAATCAGCATCAGCAGTACTTACAAATATCAATTGTTGCTGATAACCCTCCAATGGCTAATTCAGATGCTGGGCAACATCAGCCAGCTTATAAGGTTACCAGTTCTCaagcaaatattaaaaacgtgattgtcaataataattcaactGGGCAAGTAAATACTCCTAACCTTAttgctgataataataataataataataataataataatgacaacaacaacaacaataataataattataaaccaacTGAATTGATTATTCCTGTTGATAAGTTGTCGAGCCCACAACTTGGACAATTAAACATACCGATGAACAGTGTTCAAAAGACTTGTCCAGAATTATACAGGAAAATATACAAGAAAACTGAACATGGCTATCAGTTAAACAGTATTTCAAGTCTTGCTCCAAAATTACAGAACAATGTATACATAAAAACTCAACATGGCTATCAGTTGCTAAAAATCAGTATTCCAGAAGCTGGCACTCAATCAGTTTCTCAAACTGCTCAAGCAGGATCAACTGAAATCAAGACAACTGCTTCAACTACACCAACTTCAGTAGTTTATAGTGTAGCATCACCAGCTTCAGCAGCAACCGCTGATCCAGGAGTACCCACTTTGACTAAAACTAAAGTACTTCcaataagtttaaataaaacaactcCAAAGATATCAACAACATTTCAATCCGATCAACAGAAAGTAATGATAAACAAAATGGTTCAAAAATGTTGTGTCTTTTTTAACAACTTGTTAGCTGAAGCAAGCACAATTCAGCAAGGCAATACCAGAAatgttaaaagtaatttaaccAAATTAATCCAAGatgttattgataataaaatagaagCCAAGCAATTTGCTGATAGGCTTGAGTTGATGTTGAATGCTGTCCGGCAGCCACTGCTTGTTGATTTTCTGACTAAAAGTCTGCCGCAATTGAGAACGTCTCTGTATCTCAAACAGATGACTATCCATGGCATCAGACCACCACCACCAACAGTTGCTCTTTCTACTTTACAATTGGCACCAACAAGTGTCAAACAGCagagtttaattaaatcaaaggTTAAATCGCCGGTATCAGATAACCCTTCAAGACAACTGCCAGTAACCACGACAATTCCTCCAGCAAGGATAACAATACCCTCAGGATTTGTAATGATGCCTCCAGCATCTGCTGCGACGCCTCGAACAACTTGGGCGATGCCTCCAGCGACTTTGGCGATGCCTTCAGCAATTGTGACAAAGTCTTCAACAACTGTGACAATTCCTCCAAGAACTTTGTCGATAGCTTCTACAACTTTGGCGATGTCTCCAGCAACTGTTGCGATGCCTTCAACGACTGTGACAAAGCCTTCAGCAACTGTAGCAATTCCTTCAAGAACTTTGTCGATCCCTTCTAAAACTTTGGTGATGCCTACAGCAACTGTTACCATGCCTTCAGCAAGGTTCATGGTACCTCCTACAACGGTAACAAAGGCTCCAGCGACTACTCAAATAAAACCTTATCAATCTTCATCTAAAAGTGTACgacctacaaaaaaattagttcgcactgataatttaaaaccTACTCCAGTAGTTggtacaaaaattactaagaCAATTGGTCACCAATCACCACTGACGACTACTTCAAATATCCAACAGTTACCAACTATTTTTAATCCAACGATCCAGCAATCATCAACACATACTTCtgcaaattttaataaattttcagaagataataaaaaaataaatattgcaattggtgtgagagaaaaaaaaactgattcatcaattaaaacaaatgaagACGAACTTAATGATGTCATAACTATGGGAGGGATTGACATTGCTGAAGAATCTAAAGCAATTCTCAGTTCAACAGAGAAAGTTGGCACGAAAGTACGATcatgtaaagaaaaattatttctaaattcgacatctttacaaaataaaattaaacaaatgttACTAAAACACGGACTAGAAGGAGCTGAGTCAGATGTTATTGCTCTGGTATCACATGCGACTGAGCAGAGACTCAGGGGTCTCGTTGAAAAAATGTCTACAATTAGTGAACATCGGCTGGATTTTAACAGAAATGATCCGCGGTACGAAGTGACCCAGGATGTTAGAGCCCAGCTGCGATTCCTCCAGGAAGTGGACAAAGCGGCGGTTCAGAAACGTGAAGCCAAAGAGCTTGCACTGATGTTGAAGGCGAGTAAGCGTAAGTCGAAAGATGATGAGCAGATAAAGTTAAAGGAGAAGGCTAAAGAGATGCAAAAAGctgaaatggaaaaaaaacgACAACGCGATGCTGATATAACAGCATTACAGGCGTTGGGTCCAAGGAAGAAGCCAAGATTTGATGCAGACATGACTAGTTCTGCAGCTTCTGGGTTATCCAGACAACCTTTCAGACCAAGGACTAAGAAAATTTGCATGAAAGATTTACTATTTGTTCTTCAGGAAGAACAATCATCATGCAGAAGTACGTTTctttataaatcatatttgaaatattaa